A part of Legionella sainthelensi genomic DNA contains:
- the rplA gene encoding 50S ribosomal protein L1 has translation MAKVSKKQKKILDVVKAGHLYSANDAIGILKQFASTKFRESLDISVNLGVDPRKSDQVVRSSTNLPKGTGKVVRVAVFAQGDNATKAKDAGADIVGFEDLAEKIKGGAMDFDVVIATPDAMRIVGQLGQVLGPRGLMPNPKVGTVTTNVEAAVKDAKSGQVRYRTDKNGIIHCTVGKVDFAAEDIIENIVALINDLKKAKPSSSKGQYLKKISLSTTMGPGLSIDISSIPV, from the coding sequence ATGGCAAAAGTATCTAAGAAGCAAAAAAAGATTTTAGACGTAGTTAAGGCGGGTCATTTGTATAGTGCAAACGACGCAATAGGAATTTTAAAACAATTTGCATCAACTAAATTCCGTGAGAGCCTTGATATCAGTGTGAACCTGGGTGTTGATCCTCGGAAATCAGACCAAGTAGTGCGTTCATCAACTAATTTACCCAAAGGTACAGGGAAAGTTGTCCGTGTTGCTGTTTTTGCACAAGGTGATAATGCAACTAAAGCAAAAGATGCTGGTGCAGACATAGTTGGATTTGAAGATCTAGCTGAAAAAATTAAAGGTGGGGCAATGGACTTTGATGTTGTCATTGCAACTCCAGATGCAATGCGTATTGTTGGTCAGCTCGGACAAGTTTTAGGTCCAAGAGGTTTGATGCCAAATCCAAAAGTTGGAACCGTAACTACGAATGTTGAAGCTGCAGTGAAAGATGCAAAGTCAGGTCAGGTACGCTACAGAACTGATAAAAATGGTATTATTCATTGTACTGTTGGAAAAGTTGATTTTGCAGCTGAAGATATTATTGAGAACATCGTTGCCTTAATAAATGACTTGAAAAAGGCAAAGCCTTCTTCATCAAAAGGGCAGTATTTAAAGAAAATTTCTTTATCAACGACAATGGGACCTGGTTTGTCTATTGATATTTCATCAATACCTGTGTAA
- the rplK gene encoding 50S ribosomal protein L11, whose translation MKLQIPAGKANPSPPVGPALGQRGVNIMEFCKAFNAATQQMEQGLPTPVVITVYSDRSFTFVTKTPPASVLLKKAAGIQSGSGTPNTKKVATLNVKQLEEIAKLKEPDLTAASLAAAVRCIAGTARSMGIDVEGLE comes from the coding sequence ATTAAGTTACAAATTCCAGCTGGTAAAGCAAATCCAAGTCCACCTGTAGGGCCAGCATTAGGTCAAAGAGGTGTTAACATTATGGAATTTTGTAAAGCCTTCAATGCAGCGACACAACAGATGGAGCAAGGTTTACCTACTCCTGTCGTAATCACGGTATATAGTGATCGCAGTTTTACTTTCGTTACAAAAACACCTCCTGCTTCAGTTCTCTTGAAAAAAGCAGCAGGTATTCAAAGCGGAAGTGGCACACCCAACACGAAAAAAGTGGCCACACTTAACGTCAAGCAACTCGAAGAAATTGCAAAACTTAAGGAACCTGATTTAACAGCAGCGAGTCTAGCAGCAGCAGTTAGATGCATTGCAGGTACAGCACGCAGTATGGGTATTGACGTTGAAGGTTTAGAATAG
- the rplL gene encoding 50S ribosomal protein L7/L12, giving the protein MAVSKNDILETIANMSVMEVVELIEAMEEKFNVSAAAAAVAVAAPAAAAAAVEEQTEFTVVMTSFGANKVNVIKAVRGITGLGLKEAKDLVEGAPSTIKEAVSKDEAANIKKELEEAGASVEVK; this is encoded by the coding sequence ATGGCTGTGTCAAAAAATGATATTTTAGAAACCATAGCGAACATGTCTGTTATGGAAGTAGTTGAACTAATCGAAGCGATGGAAGAGAAATTTAATGTTTCTGCTGCCGCTGCTGCTGTTGCTGTTGCTGCGCCTGCCGCTGCTGCTGCTGCTGTTGAAGAACAAACTGAGTTTACAGTTGTTATGACCAGCTTTGGTGCAAACAAAGTAAACGTTATTAAAGCAGTTCGCGGAATCACTGGACTTGGCTTAAAAGAAGCTAAAGATTTAGTAGAAGGTGCTCCTTCAACAATTAAAGAAGCTGTATCTAAAGATGAAGCTGCTAATATCAAGAAAGAACTTGAAGAAGCTGGTGCTTCAGTAGAAGTTAAATAA
- the secE gene encoding preprotein translocase subunit SecE, producing the protein MKSSNEAQSNTKDIVSWVAIVFITLAAFFCTYYYTLSGPIVSIIWLVWFLLAMFLAYLTSVGKKVYHFAQESKVELLKVVWPTRQETVQTTTIVIVMVTLTGFILWGVDSIMMWAIAKITHLG; encoded by the coding sequence ATGAAAAGTTCGAACGAAGCTCAAAGTAATACAAAAGATATAGTCTCTTGGGTCGCTATAGTTTTTATAACTTTAGCCGCCTTTTTTTGCACTTATTACTACACTTTATCAGGCCCTATAGTTTCCATAATATGGCTTGTTTGGTTTTTATTAGCTATGTTTTTGGCTTATCTAACCTCTGTAGGGAAAAAAGTGTATCACTTTGCTCAAGAATCAAAAGTTGAGCTGTTGAAGGTCGTTTGGCCTACACGTCAAGAAACGGTACAAACAACAACAATCGTTATTGTTATGGTTACATTAACCGGATTTATACTCTGGGGAGTGGACTCAATAATGATGTGGGCTATCGCAAAAATAACGCATTTAGGGTGA
- the rplJ gene encoding 50S ribosomal protein L10 — protein MTLNLAAKKAVVEEVTAVASKAISAVVADYRGLTVNQMTHLRSEARKSGVYLRVVRNTLTRRAFKNTEFECLNDLLVGPLFVALSLEAPSDAARLLKEFSKTFEKLEVKALSVGGKVYSADQIDAVASLPTRDEAIAKLMYVMKAPVEKFVRTLAEPHAKLVRTLAAVKDKKAS, from the coding sequence GTGACATTAAATTTAGCTGCAAAAAAAGCTGTTGTTGAAGAAGTGACTGCGGTCGCCTCAAAGGCTATTTCGGCAGTAGTTGCTGATTATCGAGGTTTAACTGTTAATCAAATGACGCATTTACGTAGTGAAGCACGTAAGTCAGGTGTTTATCTTCGTGTTGTGAGAAATACTTTAACAAGAAGAGCATTTAAGAACACTGAATTTGAGTGCTTAAACGACCTGCTGGTAGGGCCGTTGTTTGTTGCTTTGTCATTAGAAGCTCCTAGTGATGCGGCAAGACTACTTAAAGAGTTTTCAAAGACATTTGAAAAACTTGAAGTTAAAGCATTATCAGTTGGAGGCAAAGTTTATTCAGCAGATCAAATTGATGCTGTTGCAAGCTTGCCAACACGTGATGAAGCAATAGCCAAGTTAATGTATGTGATGAAAGCGCCAGTTGAAAAATTTGTCAGAACTCTTGCTGAGCCACATGCTAAATTAGTAAGAACCTTAGCAGCAGTAAAAGATAAGAAAGCAAGTTAA